Proteins from a single region of Streptomyces sp. HUAS 15-9:
- a CDS encoding DUF6049 family protein yields MAEAADFQGMSPSPARRWLRRTGALLAGAPLLAGLLQLPAATPARAASSDVVSVSLDSLSPSVPTDGDTLTVSGTVTNNGKQSVTGAHVGLRVGPELTIRSAIDSAADRSDSLQTSVGSEVGGKYVAKFAKLPPHVAQHFSIAVPVDKLDLGRDGVYELGVSLSGQTSAQPWEQVLGIQRTFLPWQPDEADTKTKTTFLWPLISTVHMTARTGAGEQQTPVFLNDDLATDIAPGGRLAQMLALGKDLDVTWVIDPDLLASVDAMTRSYRIQGDDGTTTAGTHQAVAKQWLADLQKAVVDKEVVALPFADPDLASLAHNGTSVTGSLSHLKDATDVIMNTVEPILHVKPTTDFAWPVNGAVDPSIIKVATSAGADKVIARSDSLQETGGLTYAPSAARPIGGGTTAVVADSRLSRAFEGDLTKADSATLAVQEYLAQSLALHVQTDRQRSVVVAPQRMPSSSQAQAMAQAIGALQEANWVQTQDLTAAAKAKPDPSATTRIPSTSAYPSSLRRQELPRSVFEQIARTQDKLDNFQVILTDPSRVATPFGRAIDRGMSTSWRGRTVGADHFRAGVEAWLDELTDQVKLIDKSPTKLSGRSATIPVTVQNNLVQGVEHLVLRLTSTNPTRLKIGGEAYQEQRVAVSGGHSQSVKFTTSANANGQGTVIAQLYTEDGQEYGNAVSFDVKVTEVTPTVMLVIGGGVLLLVLAGFRMYTQRKRAAAKEAEEDGPEDAGKDADGPENPEGPEDRLQEESDARCGADDPEQPSDPTPDTAPESADPSGTGERVDR; encoded by the coding sequence GTGGCCGAGGCGGCAGACTTCCAGGGGATGAGTCCCTCACCTGCCCGCCGGTGGCTGAGGCGCACCGGGGCACTGCTCGCCGGGGCGCCTCTGCTGGCCGGTCTGCTCCAGCTGCCCGCCGCGACACCCGCCCGGGCCGCCTCCTCGGACGTGGTGTCCGTCTCACTGGACTCGCTCAGCCCCAGCGTCCCGACGGACGGGGACACGCTGACCGTGTCCGGCACGGTGACGAACAACGGCAAGCAGTCGGTCACCGGCGCCCACGTGGGCCTGCGCGTGGGGCCTGAGCTGACCATCCGCTCGGCCATCGACAGCGCCGCCGACCGGTCCGACAGCCTCCAGACCTCCGTCGGCTCCGAGGTCGGCGGCAAGTACGTCGCGAAGTTCGCCAAGCTCCCCCCGCACGTCGCCCAGCACTTCAGCATCGCCGTACCGGTCGACAAGCTCGACCTCGGCAGGGACGGTGTCTACGAGCTCGGCGTCTCGCTCTCCGGCCAGACCTCGGCGCAGCCCTGGGAGCAGGTGCTCGGCATCCAGCGGACGTTCCTGCCGTGGCAGCCGGACGAGGCCGACACCAAGACGAAGACGACGTTCCTGTGGCCGCTGATCTCCACCGTCCACATGACGGCGAGGACAGGCGCCGGCGAACAGCAGACGCCGGTCTTCCTCAACGACGACCTGGCCACGGACATCGCGCCGGGCGGCCGCCTGGCCCAGATGCTGGCCCTCGGCAAGGACCTCGACGTCACCTGGGTGATCGACCCCGACCTGCTCGCCTCCGTGGACGCGATGACGCGCAGCTACCGCATCCAGGGCGACGACGGCACCACCACGGCCGGCACGCACCAGGCAGTCGCCAAGCAGTGGCTCGCCGACCTGCAGAAGGCCGTGGTGGACAAGGAGGTCGTCGCGCTGCCCTTCGCGGACCCGGACCTGGCCTCCCTCGCCCACAACGGCACGAGCGTCACCGGCTCGCTGAGCCACCTCAAGGACGCCACGGACGTCATCATGAACACGGTGGAGCCGATCCTCCATGTGAAGCCGACCACTGACTTCGCCTGGCCCGTGAACGGCGCCGTCGACCCGTCGATCATCAAGGTCGCCACCTCCGCGGGCGCCGACAAGGTGATCGCCCGCAGCGACAGCCTCCAGGAGACCGGCGGCCTCACCTACGCGCCGTCCGCGGCCCGTCCGATCGGCGGCGGCACCACGGCGGTGGTCGCGGACTCACGGCTGTCCAGGGCGTTCGAGGGCGATCTGACGAAGGCGGACTCGGCCACGCTCGCCGTCCAGGAGTACCTGGCCCAGAGCCTGGCCCTGCACGTCCAGACGGACAGACAGCGCAGCGTCGTCGTCGCCCCGCAGCGCATGCCGTCCTCGAGCCAGGCCCAGGCGATGGCCCAGGCGATCGGGGCCCTCCAGGAGGCCAACTGGGTCCAGACCCAGGACCTCACCGCCGCCGCCAAGGCCAAACCCGACCCGAGCGCCACCACAAGGATCCCGTCGACGTCCGCGTACCCCTCCTCGCTGCGCAGGCAGGAACTGCCCCGGTCGGTGTTCGAACAGATCGCGCGCACACAGGACAAGCTCGACAACTTCCAGGTGATCCTCACCGACCCGTCCCGGGTGGCGACCCCCTTCGGGCGGGCCATAGACCGTGGGATGTCCACGTCATGGCGAGGCCGTACCGTCGGGGCGGACCACTTCCGGGCCGGCGTGGAGGCATGGCTCGACGAGCTCACCGACCAGGTCAAGCTGATCGACAAGTCCCCGACCAAGCTCTCCGGCCGCAGCGCCACCATCCCGGTGACCGTGCAGAACAACCTGGTGCAGGGCGTCGAGCACCTGGTCCTGCGGCTGACCTCGACCAATCCCACCCGCCTCAAGATCGGCGGCGAGGCGTACCAGGAGCAGCGCGTCGCGGTGTCCGGAGGGCACAGCCAGTCCGTGAAGTTCACCACGTCCGCCAACGCCAACGGCCAGGGGACCGTGATCGCCCAGCTGTACACCGAGGACGGCCAGGAGTACGGCAACGCGGTCAGCTTCGATGTGAAGGTCACCGAGGTCACGCCCACCGTGATGCTGGTCATCGGCGGCGGTGTCCTGCTGCTTGTCCTCGCCGGCTTCCGGATGTACACCCAGCGCAAGCGCGCGGCCGCCAAGGAGGCCGAAGAGGACGGCCCCGAGGACGCGGGCAAGGACGCCGACGGTCCCGAGAACCCCGAAGGCCCTGAAGACCGTCTTCAGGAGGAGTCCGACGCCCGCTGCGGGGCAGACGACCCGGAGCAGCCGAGTGACCCGACACCGGACACCGCACCGGAAAGCGCCGACCCGTCCGGGACGGGTGAGAGAGTGGACCGTTGA